A genome region from bacterium includes the following:
- a CDS encoding ORF6N domain-containing protein: protein MQGEKIMLSTHLAELYGVKARVLVQAIKRNIEIFPEDFIFQLSDEEYRNLKSQFVISSWGGVRRANPYAFTEQGVVMLSSVLRSKRAIQVNIAIMRAFVKLRQILSTHKELAYKLEKLEKRIEKHDREIQCIFEAIRQLMSPPEKPKHRIGFHTKGE from the coding sequence ATGCAGGGTGAGAAGATTATGTTGAGTACCCATTTGGCTGAACTTTATGGCGTTAAAGCAAGGGTGCTTGTTCAAGCAATAAAAAGAAATATTGAAATATTCCCTGAAGATTTTATATTCCAATTAAGCGATGAAGAATACAGAAACTTGAAATCACAATTTGTGATTTCAAGCTGGGGTGGTGTCCGACGTGCTAACCCTTATGCATTTACAGAACAAGGTGTTGTGATGCTTTCCAGCGTGTTAAGGAGCAAAAGGGCTATTCAGGTAAATATTGCCATTATGCGTGCATTTGTAAAACTAAGGCAAATTTTATCCACCCATAAAGAACTTGCATATAAACTAGAGAAATTAGAGAAAAGGATTGAAAAACATGATAGGGAAATTCAATGTATCTTTGAAGCGATTCGTCAATTGATGTCTCCACCAGAAAAACCAAAGCATCGCATAGGATTTCATACAAAAGGTGAATAA
- the xerA gene encoding site-specific tyrosine recombinase/integron integrase, producing MNNKIKRFLEYLSQKNYSLHTIRNYEMDLRDWFSFLNKREASYHIAREYLGSLVKMGRKKKTIARKLSSLRSFYNFLCIYEEAKDNPISGILTPRLPKRLPNFLDTSSVLNLIDVSSLGRFGIRNRAIVELFYSTAIRVSEISSLNVSDINLSDETIRVVAKGKKERLIPFGSYARDALVYYLKTRASQDGPLFLNRFGRRISSRAIELLIDKIRKKAGLPHISPHTLRHSCATHLLEKGADIRSVQEFLGHKSISTTQIYTHITRKHLKEVYDKAHPRA from the coding sequence GTGAATAATAAAATAAAAAGGTTTTTAGAATACCTCTCTCAAAAAAATTATTCCCTCCATACAATTAGAAATTATGAAATGGATTTAAGGGATTGGTTTTCTTTTTTAAATAAAAGGGAGGCAAGTTATCATATTGCAAGGGAATATTTGGGAAGCTTGGTAAAAATGGGTAGAAAAAAGAAGACAATTGCAAGAAAGCTTTCCTCCTTAAGGAGCTTTTATAACTTCCTGTGCATTTATGAAGAAGCAAAGGATAATCCTATATCAGGAATCCTAACGCCAAGGCTTCCAAAAAGGCTTCCAAATTTTCTTGATACATCTTCTGTTCTTAATTTGATTGATGTATCATCTTTAGGCCGTTTTGGAATAAGAAATAGGGCAATTGTTGAGCTTTTTTATTCAACGGCAATAAGGGTTTCTGAAATTTCATCTTTGAATGTATCAGACATTAATCTATCTGATGAAACAATAAGGGTTGTTGCTAAAGGAAAAAAAGAGAGGCTTATTCCATTTGGCTCTTATGCAAGGGATGCTTTGGTTTATTATCTTAAAACAAGGGCTTCGCAAGATGGTCCCCTTTTTCTAAATAGATTTGGGAGGAGGATTTCTAGCCGGGCTATTGAGCTTCTCATTGATAAAATAAGGAAAAAAGCTGGTCTTCCCCACATATCCCCTCATACTTTAAGGCATTCCTGTGCAACGCATCTTTTGGAAAAAGGGGCTGATATTCGCTCTGTCCAGGAATTCCTTGGGCACAAAAGCATTTCTACAACCCAAATCTATACCCACATTACAAGAAAGCATCTTAAAGAGGTATACGATAAGGCTCACCCTAGGGCATAA